One window of the Eucalyptus grandis isolate ANBG69807.140 chromosome 8, ASM1654582v1, whole genome shotgun sequence genome contains the following:
- the LOC104414484 gene encoding putative E3 ubiquitin-protein ligase XBAT35 isoform X2: MGQQQSKGELLYQQVSYGNVEGIKSLCREGAGLEWMDKEGKTPLIVACMNAELYNVAKTLIELGANVNAYRPGRNGGTPLHHAAKRGLEHTVKLLLSHGANALVINDDCQTPLDVARAKGYTNVVRTFEGHMALFSGLLREFYGLGFLEVLAPQLLSRKVWVVIYPCGSRNPAKPYKLELAIYPSMQDAQPRAIVALWKANLEEPKFHHSDPSVTIVDNTSKTRFKFAPANERDRQQLQWFCDACKGIPQVTQPAFLRPAQPPVQATAPPAGEDLELAMAINASIQSAMQDVPPPFPTQQGVGTSASTSWSDSAEVTSHSDLSAAAVPPPSKDSCGPSNGIAPIAMPPQNVVGVSENSMPAPSAPPANTEVVEDAPIQYPSIDLSPIDMSTPVINDSPPVGSSGSKEEGSEETCCVVCLDAPVQGACVPCGHMAGCMSCLEKIQAKKTGCPVCRTKINQVIRLYAV; encoded by the exons ATGGGTCAGCAGCAATCCAAGGGCGAATTGCTGTACCAGCAGGTCAGCTATGGCAACGTCGAAGGAATCAAATCCCTCTGCAGAGAAGGCGCGGGCCTCGAG TGGATGGACAAAGAAGGGAAGACGCCTTTGATCGTTGCTTGTATGAATGCGGAGCTGTATAATGTCGCCAAGACTTTGATCGAATTGGGTGCCAACGTCAATGCATACCGGCCCG GTCGCAATGGTGGCACTCCCTTGCATCATGCAGCTAAGAGGGGCCTCGAGCATACTGTGAAGTTACTTCTTTCTCACGGAG CAAATGCACTGGTGATAAATGATGATTGTCAAACTCCGCTTGATGTGGCCAGAGCTAAAGGATACACTAATGTTGTTCGTACATTTGAG GGTCACATGGCTTTATTCTCTGGTTTGTTACGGGAGTTTTATGGTCTTGGGTTTCTGGAAGTACTTGCTCCTCAGTTGCTTTCAAGAAAAGT gTGGGTGGTCATTTACCCGTGTGGTTCTCGAAATCCCGCAAAGCCATACAAGTTGGAATTGGCAATATATCCTAGTATGCAG GATGCTCAACCTCGGGCAATTGTTGCACTGTGGAAGGCCAACTTAGAGGAACCTAAATTCCACCATTCTGATCCTTCAGTGACAATTGTCGACAATACTTCAA aGACCCGTTTCAAATTTGCACCTGCCAATGAAAGAGACAGACAGCAACTTCAGTGGTTTTGTGACGCATGCAAAGGGATTCCACAG GTCACGCAGCCAGCATTTTTGCGACCTGCACAGCCACCAGTGCAGGCAACTGCACCTCCTGCTGGAGAAGATCTAGAATTAGCAATGGCAATCAACGCCTCCATCCAGTCAGCTATGCAGGATGTGCCACCACCTTTTCCTACTCAGCAAGGTGTCGGGACGAGCGCATCCACCAGCTGGAGTGATTCTGCAGAAGTTACGAGTCACAGTGATTTGAGTGCGGCAGCTGTGCCGCCTCCATCCAAGGATAGCTGTGGTCCAAGCAATGGAATTGCTCCTATTGCCATGCCACCTCAAAATGTTGTAGGTGTCAGTGAGAACTCCATGCCTGCTCCATCAGCCCCTCCGGCAAATACTGAGGTTGTAGAGGACGCCCCAATTCAATATCCATCCATTGACCTGAGTCCGATTGATATGTCCACCCCAGTAATCAATGACTCACCACCTGTTGGCTCTAGTGGgagcaaagaagaaggaagcgaAGAGACATGCTGTGTGGTTTGTTTGGATGCTCCCGTTCAGGGAGCTTGCGTGCCATGTGGGCACATGGCCGGCTGTATGTCTTGCTTGGAAAAGATCCAAGCCAAGAAAACCGGGTGCCCAGTTTGTCGTACCAAGATCAACCAAGTCATAAGGCTATATGCTGTTTGA
- the LOC104414484 gene encoding putative E3 ubiquitin-protein ligase XBAT35 isoform X1: MGQQQSKGELLYQQVSYGNVEGIKSLCREGAGLEWMDKEGKTPLIVACMNAELYNVAKTLIELGANVNAYRPGRNGGTPLHHAAKRGLEHTVKLLLSHGANALVINDDCQTPLDVARAKGYTNVVRTFEGHMALFSGLLREFYGLGFLEVLAPQLLSRKVWVVIYPCGSRNPAKPYKLELAIYPSMQDAQPRAIVALWKANLEEPKFHHSDPSVTIVDNTSIPRRGRRRRCRRYRPRTDRQTRFKFAPANERDRQQLQWFCDACKGIPQVTQPAFLRPAQPPVQATAPPAGEDLELAMAINASIQSAMQDVPPPFPTQQGVGTSASTSWSDSAEVTSHSDLSAAAVPPPSKDSCGPSNGIAPIAMPPQNVVGVSENSMPAPSAPPANTEVVEDAPIQYPSIDLSPIDMSTPVINDSPPVGSSGSKEEGSEETCCVVCLDAPVQGACVPCGHMAGCMSCLEKIQAKKTGCPVCRTKINQVIRLYAV, from the exons ATGGGTCAGCAGCAATCCAAGGGCGAATTGCTGTACCAGCAGGTCAGCTATGGCAACGTCGAAGGAATCAAATCCCTCTGCAGAGAAGGCGCGGGCCTCGAG TGGATGGACAAAGAAGGGAAGACGCCTTTGATCGTTGCTTGTATGAATGCGGAGCTGTATAATGTCGCCAAGACTTTGATCGAATTGGGTGCCAACGTCAATGCATACCGGCCCG GTCGCAATGGTGGCACTCCCTTGCATCATGCAGCTAAGAGGGGCCTCGAGCATACTGTGAAGTTACTTCTTTCTCACGGAG CAAATGCACTGGTGATAAATGATGATTGTCAAACTCCGCTTGATGTGGCCAGAGCTAAAGGATACACTAATGTTGTTCGTACATTTGAG GGTCACATGGCTTTATTCTCTGGTTTGTTACGGGAGTTTTATGGTCTTGGGTTTCTGGAAGTACTTGCTCCTCAGTTGCTTTCAAGAAAAGT gTGGGTGGTCATTTACCCGTGTGGTTCTCGAAATCCCGCAAAGCCATACAAGTTGGAATTGGCAATATATCCTAGTATGCAG GATGCTCAACCTCGGGCAATTGTTGCACTGTGGAAGGCCAACTTAGAGGAACCTAAATTCCACCATTCTGATCCTTCAGTGACAATTGTCGACAATACTTCAA TCCCAAGGAGGGGCAGGAGGCGGAGATGCAGGAGGTATAGGCCACGAACAGATAGGC aGACCCGTTTCAAATTTGCACCTGCCAATGAAAGAGACAGACAGCAACTTCAGTGGTTTTGTGACGCATGCAAAGGGATTCCACAG GTCACGCAGCCAGCATTTTTGCGACCTGCACAGCCACCAGTGCAGGCAACTGCACCTCCTGCTGGAGAAGATCTAGAATTAGCAATGGCAATCAACGCCTCCATCCAGTCAGCTATGCAGGATGTGCCACCACCTTTTCCTACTCAGCAAGGTGTCGGGACGAGCGCATCCACCAGCTGGAGTGATTCTGCAGAAGTTACGAGTCACAGTGATTTGAGTGCGGCAGCTGTGCCGCCTCCATCCAAGGATAGCTGTGGTCCAAGCAATGGAATTGCTCCTATTGCCATGCCACCTCAAAATGTTGTAGGTGTCAGTGAGAACTCCATGCCTGCTCCATCAGCCCCTCCGGCAAATACTGAGGTTGTAGAGGACGCCCCAATTCAATATCCATCCATTGACCTGAGTCCGATTGATATGTCCACCCCAGTAATCAATGACTCACCACCTGTTGGCTCTAGTGGgagcaaagaagaaggaagcgaAGAGACATGCTGTGTGGTTTGTTTGGATGCTCCCGTTCAGGGAGCTTGCGTGCCATGTGGGCACATGGCCGGCTGTATGTCTTGCTTGGAAAAGATCCAAGCCAAGAAAACCGGGTGCCCAGTTTGTCGTACCAAGATCAACCAAGTCATAAGGCTATATGCTGTTTGA
- the LOC104414482 gene encoding protein LIGHT-DEPENDENT SHORT HYPOCOTYLS 4: MMNSLPELDSITALNPTSANSITTIASSSSSSSTSPSTITTAAAGTVATTSSRYENQKRRDWNTFGQYLRNHRPPLSLSRCSGAHVLEFLRYLDQFGKTKVHTQLCPFFGHPNPPAPCPCPLRQAWGSLDALVGRLRAAFEENGGKPEANPFGARAVRLYLREVRDSQAKARGISYEKKKRKKPPQAPMIAAAGRVENQ; encoded by the coding sequence ATGATGAATTCGCTTCCAGAACTTGATTCCATCACAGCCCTCAATCCCACCAGCGCCAACTCCATAACCACCATtgcctcatcctcctcctcttcttccactTCCCCCTCGACAATAACCACTGCCGCCGCCGGCACGGTGGCTACGACGTCCAGCCGATATGAGAACCAGAAGCGCCGGGACTGGAACACCTTCGGGCAGTACCTCCGCAACCACCGGCCGCCGCTCTCGCTCTCCAGGTGCAGCGGCGCCCACGTCCTCGAGTTCCTCCGGTACCTCGACCAGTTCGGCAAGACCAAGGTCCACACCCAGCTCTGCCCCTTCTTCGGCCACCCGAACCCGCCTGCCCCCTGCCCATGCCCGCTCCGCCAGGCGTGGGGCAGCCTTGACGCCCTCGTCGGCCGCCTCCGCGCAGCATTCGAGGAGAACGGCGGGAAGCCCGAGGCCAACCCTTTCGGCGCGCGGGCCGTGAGGCTGTACCTCCGTGAGGTCCGGGATTCTCAGGCCAAGGCCAGGGGGATCAGCtacgaaaagaagaaaaggaagaagccTCCCCAAGCACCCATGATCGCCGCTGCAGGTCGGGTCGAAAATCAGTAA